In Malus sylvestris chromosome 15, drMalSylv7.2, whole genome shotgun sequence, a single genomic region encodes these proteins:
- the LOC126604900 gene encoding aspartyl protease family protein 1: MLFSDHCKFVVLLVFLLSILGLGSCHGRIFSFKMHHRFSDPVKKWSAAAGKLTPAENLPAKGSFEYYAELAHRDRVLRGRNLAQRGGGTTPLAFSGGNSTFKISSLGFLHYTTVQLGTPGVKFLVALDTGSDLLWVPCEGTAYVPDFEVSKYDPEGSSTSKTVSCNSTLCAHRNSCLGRFNDCPYTVSYISAETSSSGVLVEDVLHLTTEDNHRKLVDAYITFGCGQVQSGSFLDVAAPNGLLGLGMQNISVPSILSREGFTSDSFSMCFGHDGVGRINFGDRGSPGQEETPFNYNPSHPTYNITVTQIRLGTDLVDIEFTAIFDSGTSFTYLGDPSYSNLSESFNSQARDKRRPPDSRIPFEYCYDMSPDANTSLIPSLSLTMKGGSQFAVYDPIIVISTQSELLYCLAVVKSAELNIIGQNFMTGYHVVFDREKFVLGWKKFDCYDVEDHTNLPSEPHSSTVPPAVAAGLGNHSNPESTKKTRNRQASVASLPYRSHSSLIYFVILLFLLL; the protein is encoded by the exons ATGCTTTTTTCCGATCACTGTAAGTTCGTTGTCCTCCTCGTCTTCCTTCTCTCGATCTTGGGCCTCGGGAGCTGCCACGGCCGCATCTTCAGCTTCAAGATGCACCACCGCTTCTCCGACCCCGTGAAGAAGTGGTCCGCCGCCGCCGGAAAACTCACGCCGGCCGAAAATCTCCCGGCGAAGGGAAGCTTCGAGTACTACGCTGAATTGGCCCACCGCGATCGCGTCCTCCGCGGCCGCAACCTCGCACAGAGGGGCGGCGGCACCACTCCGCTGGCTTTCTCTGGCGGCAACTCCACTTTCAAAATCAGCTCCTTGGGATT tctgcattacACGACAGTGCAATTGGGAACGCCGGGAGTGAAGTTTTTGGTGGCGCTCGACACTGGGAGTGATCTGCTTTGGGTGCCTTGCGAGGGCACAGCTTACGTTCCT GATTTTGAGGTTAGCAAATATGACCCTGAAGGGTCGTCGACAAGCAAAACAGTCAGTTGCAACAGCACTTTGTGTGCACACCGTAATAGCTGTCTAGGAAGATTCAACGATTGCCCTTACACGGTCTCTTATATCTCAGCTGAAACTTCTAGCTCTGGGGTACTGGTAGAGGATGTTCTGCACTTAACAACGGAAGATAATCATCGGAAACTGGTTGATGCATACATTACCTTTGG TTGTGGGCAGGTGCAAAGCGGCTCTTTCCTGGATGTCGCTGCTCCTAATGGGTTGCTTGGGCTCGGTATGCAAAACATATCTGTTCCTAGTATTTTATCCCGGGAAGGCTTTACATCAGATTCCTTTTCCATGTGTTTCGGACATGATGGGGTTGGGAGAATTAATTTCGGTGACAGGGGGAGTCCAGGACAGGAAGAGACCCCTTTTAATTACAACCCGTCACA TCCAACATATAACATCACCGTAACTCAAATTCGATTGGGGACAGATCTTGTAGACATCGAATTCACAGCTATTTTTGATTCTGGAACATCTTTCACATACTTGGGGGACCCATCTTATTCAAATCTTTCAGAGAGT TTCAATTCACAGGCTCGAGATAAGCGTCGCCCACCTGATTCGAGGATCCCATTTGAATATTGTTATGATATGag TCCTGATGCAAATACTAGTTTGATACCTAGTCTCAGTTTAACCATGAAAGGTGGAAGCCAGTTTGCAGTCTATGATCCGATCATTGTCATATCCACTCAG AGTGAGCTGTTATATTGCCTGGCTGTTGTCAAGAGTGCGGAACTAAATATAATTGGGC AAAACTTCATGACTGGCTACCATGTTGTGTTTGACCGAGAAAAATTCGTTTTGGGCTGGAAGAAGTTTGACT GTTACGACGTCGAGGACCATACTAACTTACCTTCTGAACCGCACTCTAGCACTGTGCCTCCAGCTGTTGCTGCTGGGCTTGGTAACCATTCTAATCCAGAATCAACGAAAAAGACCAGGAATAGACAGGCTTCAGTTGCATCTCTGCCTTACCGTAGCCATTCTTCTCTGATATATTTTGTCATCCTCCTTTTCCTACTACTGTAG
- the LOC126604899 gene encoding aspartyl protease family protein 1-like — MAACTCTASSSFSAARLLLVFFVSGFACRTCFGLGSYGFDIHHRFSDPVKAILGSDELPEKGSSEYYAAMAHRDRLVRGRHLSTADNQKTPLAFEYGNITYRFSAFGYLHYANVSVGTPSTSYLVALDTGSDFLWLPCDCSSCVHGIKFSNGDVLEFEIYSPNTSSTSKMISCNNKTFCSQSQHCASPSSNCRYRIEYLSNGTSSTGVVVEDVLHLSTDDAQQKDVPARIAFGCGKVQTGIFLDGAAPNGLLGLGMDNVSIPSILAGQGLALNSFSMCFGLDGVGRIRFGDNGSQGLAETPFNRHSHSYPTYNITITQIAIGKSVTDLEFYAIFDSGTSFTYLNDPAYTQITESFNSLLKNSRRPNDSDIPFEYCYDISPNITVNLTMKGGKQYSLLDPLVTVSTSSDESTLFYCLGLVKSGDVNIIGQNFMTGYRVIFDREKMVLGWKESNCYKDEETVTLPISPSKSPATSMSPTASPTNFNPEATAESGDTSRIPASNYSPKLKNSFASAITVVLFVLFALV; from the exons ATGGCGGCCTGTACTTGCACAGCTTCTTCCAGCTTCTCCGCAGCTCGTCTCTTATTGGTTTTCTTCGTATCGGGTTTTGCTTGTCGGACCTGTTTCGGACTCGGGTCGTACGGGTTCGATATCCACCACCGGTTCTCAGATCCCGTCAAGGCAATTCTGGGTTCCGATGAGCTGCCGGAGAAGGGGAGCTCAGAGTACTACGCTGCTATGGCCCACCGAGACCGATTGGTTCGCGGCCGCCATCTATCCACCGCCGACAATCAAAAGACGCCGCTTGCTTTTGAATACGGAAACATCACTTATCGGTTTAGTGCTTTTGGATA TCTGCATTATGCAAATGTATCTGTTGGGACGCCGAGCACATCATACCTTGTGGCGTTGGACACGGGCAGCGATTTCCTTTGGTTGCCATGTGATTGCAGCAGCTGCGTCCACGGCATCAAGTTTTCGAATGGAGAT GTACTAGAATTTGAAATCTACAGCCCTAATACGTCATCTACAAGCAAAATGATTTCTTGCAACAACAAAACGTTTTGTTCACAATCGCAACACTGTGCTTCACCAAGTAGTAATTGTCGTTACAGGATTGAGTATCTGTCTAATGGCACCTCATCTACTGGGGTCGTGGTAGAGGATGTTTTGCACCTATCTACTGATGATGCTCAACAAAAAGATGTACCTGCACGGATTGCCTTTGG TTGTGGTAAGGTGCAGACTGGTATATTTTTGGACGGTGCAGCTCCCAATGGTCTGTTAGGTCTTGGTATGGATAACGTATCCATTCCTAGCATTTTAGCTGGACAGGGGCTTGCTTTGAATTCTTTTTCCATGTGTTTTGGACTGGACGGAGTTGGGAGAATCAGATTTGGTGATAATGGAAGCCAAGGCCTAGCAGAAACACCATTCAATCGTCATAGCCATTCATA TCCAACTTACAACATTACTATCACTCAAATAGCCATCGGAAAAAGTGTTACTGATCTCGAATTCTATGCAATTTTTGACTCTGGTACCTCATTTACATACCTAAATGATCCAGCTTACACGCAGATTACTGAGAGT TTTAACTCTCTGCTAAAAAATAGTCGGCGTCCAAATGATTCAGATATTCCTTTTGAATATTGTTATGACATAAG TCCAAATATAACGGTGAACTTGACAATGAAAGGTGGAAAGCAGTATTCTCTCCTCGATCCACTAGTAACTGTATCCACTTCTTCG GATGAATCGACATTGTTCTATTGCCTGGGTCTCGTCAAAAGTGGAGATGTTAACATCATTGGAC AAAACTTCATGACGGGTTATCGCGTAATTTTTGACCGTGAGAAGATGGTATTGGGTTGGAAGGAATCCAATT GTTACAAAGATGAGGAAACCGTCACTCTTCCTATCAGCCCATCGAAATCTCCGGCCACATCCATGTCTCCGACTGCATCCCCAACAAACTTCAACCCGGAAGCCACAGCAGAGAGTGGCGATACTTCTCGCATACCGGCGTCAAATTATTCACCCAAATTGAAGAACTCCTTCGCTTCTGCTATCACTGTCGTTCTTTTCGTCCTTTTCGCCCTCGTTTGA
- the LOC126604897 gene encoding LOW QUALITY PROTEIN: pre-rRNA-processing protein esf1-like (The sequence of the model RefSeq protein was modified relative to this genomic sequence to represent the inferred CDS: deleted 2 bases in 1 codon) — protein MGKNKKKLKESKGDDENIIAGPRFSSVHWDPRFQNVPKHKAKVEIDSRFNRMFTDKRFSSSSAPLDKRGKPKKLDEGNSLRQYYRMEDDDDGDKVKSEEEDEDKAKLKEEKEEEEEEEESEEVERLGGEESEDDVASGGSNTTTDTDADDGYEDEEVVFEDGAPGIEAEDIPEIEKETHRLAIVNLDWRHVKAVDLYAVLRSFLPKGGQMKSVTVYPSEFGLQRMKDEELHGPVGLFDDENEKSDEDDDTDDDDEELIAQKMRAYEKSRLRYYFAVVECDSITTADYLYKSCDGVEFERSSNKLDLRFIPDSMEFKHPPRDVATEVPASYGGLDFQTQALQHSKIDISWDEDEPGRKTLKRKFTDDQLSELELKEYLASDESESDQEENDDAAEDKTDKKSKKRDMYRALLLSGEGEGDGDASEGDGEDNDQDMEITFNTGLEDISKRILEKKDKGSETVWESYLRKRREKRKNRKNKSGDSSEDEGSDTDEEAAEGPDDFFMEEPSVKKLKKHQGKSKKDEKQQQDDREAEASRNELELLLADDNGADAGPKGYNLKHKKTKGKKGKEVLEEDKLPTIDFEDPRFSALFTSPRFALDPTDPQFKRSAAYARQVALRQ, from the exons ATggggaagaacaagaagaagctCAAAGAATCCAAAGGCGACGATGAGAACATCATCGCCGGTCCTCGGTTTTCTTCCGTGCACTGGGACCCGAGGTTCCAGAACGTTCCCAAGCACAAGGCGAAGGTTGAGATTGACTCGCGGTTCAACCGGATGTTCACGGACAAGCGGTTCAGCTCATCGTCGGCGCCGCTGGACAAGCGAGGCAAGCCGAAGAAGCTCGATGAGGGAAACTCGCTGCGGCAGTACTACCGGATGGAGGACGACGACGACGGAGATAAGGTCAAGTCCGAAGAGGAAGACGAAGATAAGGCAAAATTGAAAgaggaaaaggaagaggaagaggaggaggaagagagtgaggaaGTGGAGAGGCTCGGCGGAGAGGAATCGGAGGATGACGTGGCCAGTGGTGGCTCGAATACTACGACGGATACCGACGCCGATGATGGATACGAAGATGAGGAGGTGGTTTTTGAGGACGGAGCGCCTGGAATTGAG GCGGAAGATATACCAGAAATTGAGAAGGAGACTCACAGACTTGCTATTGTTAACCTGGATTGGAGGCATGTGAAG GCTGTTGACTTGTATGCAGTGTTGAGGTCATTTCTTCCCAAAGGTGGACAAATGAAATCTGTGACTGTCTATCCGTCTGAGTTTGGACTCCAGCGTATGAAAGATGAAGAACTTCATGGTCCTGTTGGCCTATTTGATGATGAAAATGAGAAAAGTGATGAAGATGACGACACTGACGATGATGATGAGGAGCTTATTGCTCAGAAAATGCGTGCTTATGAGAAAAGCAGGCTAAG GTATTATTTTGCTGTTGTGGAATGTGATTCAATTACCACAGCAGATTACCTCTACAAGAGTTGTGATGGAGTTGAGTTTGAAAGATCATCGAATAAACTTGATTTAAGGTTCATCCCTGACTCGATGGAATTTAAACACCCACCCCGTGATGTTGCGACAGAG GTGCCTGCGAGCTACGGAGGTTTGGATTTCCAGACTCAAGCTCTGCAACATAGTAAAATTGATATTTCTTGGGATGAGGATGAGCCTGGACGCAAGACCTTGAAACGGAAATTCACTGATGATCAG CTTTCTGAATTGGAACTGAAGGAGTATTTGGCTTCTGATGAGAGTGAAAGTGATCAGGAGGAGAATGATGATGCTGCAGAGGACAAGACCGATAAAAAGAGTAAAAAACGAGATATGTACCGTGCGTTACTCCTGTCTGGAGAAGGGGAAGGAGATGGAGATGCATCAGAAGGAGACGGTGAAGACAATGACCAGGATATGGAGATCACTTTTAATACTGGCTTAGAAGATATAAGCAAGCGCATCCTAGAAAAGAAAGATAAGGGATCAGAAACAGTTTGGGAGTCCTATCTCAGAAAAAGACGTGAGAAAAGGAAGAATAGGAAAAATAAATCGGGGGACTCATCTGAGGATGAGGGTAGTGACACTGATGAAGAGGCAGCGGAGGGACCAGATGATTTCTTTATGGAAGAGCCTTCAGtcaaaaaactaaaaaagcAT CAAGGTAAAAGTAAAAAAGATGAAAAGCAACAGCAAGATGATAGGGAAGCAGAAGCAAGCAGAAATGAGCTCGAGCTATTACTTGCTGATGACAATGGAGCAGATGCAGGGCCAAAGGGCTACAATTTGAAACATAAAAAGACCAAGGGAAAGAAGGGTAAAGAGGTTCTAGAAGAGGATAAACTACCAACCATTGATTTTGAAGATCCACGGTTTTCAGCACTCTTCACCTCACCACGCTTTGCTCTGGATCCGACAGATCCACAGTTCAAGAG GAGTGCAGCTTATGCTCGGCAGGTAGCACTGAGACAGTGA
- the LOC126604902 gene encoding peroxidase 64-like, which produces MAFNPALLSSIFIVLLVFSAVTNALSLNYYDKSCPNVEQIVSNAVKKGKANDGTVPAALLRMHFHDCFIRGCDASVLLDSTRGNKAEKDGPPNISLHAFYVIDNAKKQVEASCPGVVSCADILALAARDAVVQSGGPNWAVPKGRKDGRTSKASESVQLPGPTFNISQLQQSFFQRGLSLNDLVALSGGHTLGFAHCSSFQNRIYNFNATRDVDPTLRPYFAASLRNTCPIKNRPRNAGATMDSSSTIFDNTYFKLILQGKSLFSSDQALVSIPRTKGLVTKFASSNQAFSDAFVMSMIKMSNLNGGQEIRKDCRVVN; this is translated from the exons ATGGCTTTCAATCCTGCATTATTGAGCTCAATCTTCATCGTCCTTTTGGTATTTTCCGCAGTGACAAACGCACTGAGCTTGAATTACTACGACAAGAGCTGTCCCAATGTCGAGCAAATTGTTTCTAATGCCGTCAAGAAGGGGAAAGCCAACGACGGAACTGTCCCTGCTGCTCTGCTCCGGATGCACTTCCACGACTGTTTCATAAgg GGCTGTGATGCATCTGTGCTGTTGGACTCCACCAGAGGCAACAAAGCAGAGAAAGATGGGCCACCAAATATTTCTCTGCATGCGTTTTATGTCATTGACAATGCAAAGAAACAAGTGGAGGCTTCCTGCCCTGGTGTTGTTTCATGTGCTGATATCTTGGCTTTGGCAGCAAGGGATGCTGTTGTGCAA TCCGGAGGTCCGAATTGGGCCGTGCCGAAAGGAAGAAAAGATGGAAGAACATCAAAGGCTAGTGAAAGCGTGCAACTGCCGGGTCCAACCTTCAACATATCTCAACTGCAGCAGAGCTTCTTTCAGAGAGGTCTGTCCTTGAATGACCTGGTGGCTCTTTCAG GAGGGCACACTCTAGGGTTCGCCCACTGCTCATCGTTCCAAAACAGAATTTACAACTTCAATGCCACACGCGACGTTGATCCAACACTGCGCCCATACTTTGCTGCAAGTTTGAGGAATACGTGTCCCATCAAGAACAGACCGAGGAATGCCGGTGCCACAATGGATTCTTCTTCTACAATTTTTGATAATACATACTTCAAGTTGATCCTCCAAGGAAAGAGCTTGTTTTCTTCGGACCAAGCTCTGGTCAGTATTCCACGGACTAAAGGTTTGGTTACTAAGTTTGCTTCCTCAAACCAAGCGTTCTCAGATGCTTTCGTGATGTCTATGATAAAGATGAGCAACCTTAATGGTGGACAAGAGATCAGGAAAGACTGCAGGGTAGTAAATTAA
- the LOC126604903 gene encoding uncharacterized protein LOC126604903, with the protein MEGNDSPDMSTVSRHRFGDDSEEPAFSVSVIENMKEEYGLFVWPCSLVLAEYVWQQRLRFSGASVVELGAGTSLPGLVAARVGADVTLTDDSSRLEVLDNMRRVLDFNKLECKVMGLTWGAWDASTFSLHPKFILGADVLYDATAFDDLFATVTFLLQNSPGSVFITTYHNRSGHRLIEFLMVKWGLKCLKLLDAFSFMPSYKASGLRGNLQLAEIALDSEQAETTVLH; encoded by the exons ATGGAAGGAAATGACTCGCCCGATATGTCGACGGTATCGCGTCATCGTTTCGGGGACGACTCGGAAGAACCGGCCTTCTCCGTCTCCGTCATCGAGAACATGAAGGAAGAGTACGGGCTCTTCGTGTGGCCCTGCAGCTTAGTCCTGGCGGAGTATGTTTGGCAACAGAGATTGCGCTTTTCCGGAGCTAGCGTAGTCGAG CTTGGCGCTGGAACTTCCTTGCCCGGTCTGGTTGCCGCCAGAGTTGGTGCTGACGTCACTCTCACTGATGATTCGAGTAGATTGGAG GTGCTGGACAACATGAGAAGAGTGCTTGACTTTAATAAACTTGAGTGCAAG GTAATGGGATTGACATGGGGAGCTTGGGATGCATCAACGTTCAGCTTACACCCCAAATTCATTCTCGGGGCTGATGTATTATATGATGCTACTG CCTTTGATGACCTCTTTGCCACCGTGACATTTCTGCTCCAAAATTCTCCGGGGTCAGTCTTCATAACAACATACCATAATCGAAG CGGGCATCGTCTTATTGAATTCTTGATGGTCAAATGGGGATTGAAGTGCTTGAAGCTTCTTGACGCCTTTTCGTTTATGCCATCCTACAAGGCATCCGGGCTACGTGGCAACCTTCAACTGGCAGAGATCGCTCTGGATAGCGAACAGGCTGAGACAACGGTTTTGCATTAG